One Pseudodesulfovibrio senegalensis DNA segment encodes these proteins:
- a CDS encoding mechanosensitive ion channel family protein: MDNILNPEFVRELTETAITWLSINGVNIVVALIVFILGRWIAKRLVALMRKALLRGNVDETLTSFLCSITYYAALAAVIVAALGQMGLNITSFLAVLGAAGLAVGLALKDSLSNFAAGVMIILLRFFKKGDYVTVAGISGTVEAIKIFNTYLTTPDNQSVIVPNASILSGTIVNVTANDTRRIDLVIGIGYGDMIPKAKKILEDIVAADERILKTPAPTVAVSELGDSSVNFVVRPWCKTSEYWAIRFDLLEKIKMTFDEQGVSIPFPQMDVHMFNEDQEH; this comes from the coding sequence ATGGACAATATTCTGAATCCGGAATTCGTTCGGGAACTTACGGAAACAGCAATCACCTGGCTGAGCATCAACGGGGTCAACATTGTCGTGGCCCTGATCGTATTCATACTGGGCCGCTGGATTGCCAAACGGCTGGTGGCCCTGATGCGCAAGGCGCTGCTGAGGGGCAACGTGGACGAAACCCTGACGTCCTTCCTGTGCAGCATCACCTATTACGCGGCGCTGGCCGCCGTGATCGTGGCCGCGCTCGGGCAGATGGGGCTGAACATCACTTCCTTCCTTGCCGTGCTGGGCGCAGCCGGTCTGGCCGTCGGTCTTGCACTCAAGGATTCCCTGTCCAACTTTGCGGCGGGCGTCATGATCATCCTGCTGCGCTTCTTCAAGAAGGGCGACTATGTGACCGTTGCCGGAATTTCGGGAACCGTCGAGGCCATCAAGATTTTCAACACCTACCTGACCACGCCGGACAACCAGAGCGTGATCGTGCCCAACGCATCGATCCTCAGCGGCACCATCGTCAACGTGACCGCCAACGACACCCGACGCATCGATCTGGTCATCGGCATCGGCTACGGCGACATGATACCCAAGGCCAAAAAGATTCTGGAAGACATCGTGGCCGCGGACGAACGCATACTGAAAACGCCCGCGCCCACGGTGGCCGTATCCGAACTGGGCGACAGCAGCGTGAATTTCGTGGTGCGCCCATGGTGCAAGACATCGGAATACTGGGCCATCCGCTTTGACCTGCTGGAAAAAATCAAGATGACCTTTGACGAACAGGGCGTTTCCATCCCCTTCCCGCAGATGGACGTGCACATGTTCAATGAAGATCAGGAACACTAG
- a CDS encoding dephospho-CoA kinase, translating to MIKTGQKRHWQIQAGNEAYGMRLDKFWAGELAEQGVSRGRVRDWIESGHALVDGAAETRGKRKLAGTELLELAEPADAVNPDAPQPESGPLPVLFEDDCLLVIDKPAGLTTHPAPGCPDNTLVNRLLHHWPDIGADRSGMDPSRPGIVHRLDKGTSGLIAVARTEAARLTLASDFAERRVSKVYLAIVHGRPEPPAADIDAPMGRHPSIKTRMAVLPKGGREARSRYRTLWTDPLGRASLVAVRIFTGRTHQIRVHMAHVGHPLLGDTVYGDATRMETLAETMPDVTAERQMLHAFWLRIAHPESGETMRFLCEPPEDFMGVLRGLGRICLRVGLVGMPGCGKSTVLGVLRSMSIAVFSADECVAELYEPGHDGAEMIRGRFGGRYSLENGGVNKPSLFAAMLEDDAVRREVMDMVHPMVKHACEKFFEDHAHDCLAVAEVPLLLEGGWHDDGVVDEVVYVDCPDELRTGPFRESRGLAPETLAAFDSWQWPAADKRACCAWEIRNHGDRAVLESETRRVVRELREAAADRGEAHEQWLERLWPQLAEELDGES from the coding sequence ATGATCAAAACGGGCCAAAAGCGGCACTGGCAAATACAGGCCGGAAACGAAGCATACGGCATGCGGCTGGACAAGTTCTGGGCCGGAGAACTCGCGGAACAGGGCGTTTCACGCGGGCGCGTGCGCGATTGGATAGAATCCGGCCATGCCCTTGTGGACGGTGCGGCGGAAACCAGGGGCAAGCGCAAGCTGGCCGGAACCGAACTGCTGGAACTGGCCGAGCCTGCAGACGCCGTGAACCCGGATGCGCCGCAGCCCGAATCCGGGCCGCTTCCGGTTCTTTTCGAGGATGACTGCCTGCTGGTCATCGACAAGCCTGCCGGTCTGACCACGCATCCGGCTCCCGGCTGCCCGGACAACACCTTGGTCAACCGCCTGCTGCACCACTGGCCGGACATCGGGGCGGACCGCTCGGGCATGGACCCGTCGCGTCCGGGCATCGTGCACCGGCTGGACAAGGGCACCTCCGGCCTCATTGCCGTGGCCCGCACCGAAGCCGCCCGCCTCACGCTGGCCTCGGATTTTGCCGAACGCCGGGTCAGCAAGGTGTATCTGGCCATCGTGCACGGGCGCCCCGAGCCGCCCGCAGCAGACATTGACGCACCCATGGGCAGGCATCCGTCCATCAAGACGCGCATGGCCGTTTTGCCCAAGGGCGGACGCGAGGCTCGCAGCCGCTACCGCACCCTGTGGACCGACCCGCTTGGCCGCGCCAGCCTCGTTGCCGTGCGCATCTTCACGGGGCGAACCCATCAGATTCGCGTACACATGGCCCATGTCGGGCATCCCCTGCTGGGCGATACCGTGTATGGCGATGCCACACGCATGGAAACCTTGGCCGAGACCATGCCGGATGTAACGGCAGAGCGGCAGATGCTGCATGCCTTCTGGCTGCGGATTGCCCATCCCGAATCCGGGGAGACCATGCGTTTTTTGTGCGAACCGCCCGAGGATTTCATGGGCGTGTTGCGTGGGCTGGGGCGCATATGCCTGCGTGTTGGGCTGGTGGGCATGCCCGGCTGCGGCAAGTCCACGGTGCTCGGCGTGTTGCGCTCCATGAGCATTGCGGTGTTCAGTGCGGACGAGTGCGTGGCGGAATTGTACGAGCCGGGGCATGACGGAGCGGAAATGATACGGGGCCGTTTTGGCGGACGGTATTCGCTGGAGAACGGCGGTGTGAACAAGCCCTCGCTGTTTGCGGCCATGCTCGAGGACGACGCTGTCCGGCGCGAGGTCATGGATATGGTGCATCCCATGGTCAAGCATGCCTGCGAGAAGTTTTTCGAGGACCATGCGCATGATTGTCTGGCCGTGGCCGAGGTACCCCTGCTGCTGGAGGGCGGCTGGCACGACGACGGCGTGGTGGACGAGGTTGTGTACGTTGATTGCCCGGACGAATTGCGCACCGGGCCGTTTCGCGAGTCTCGCGGGCTGGCTCCGGAAACGCTGGCCGCATTTGATTCATGGCAATGGCCCGCTGCTGACAAGCGTGCCTGCTGCGCGTGGGAGATCCGCAACCACGGCGACAGGGCGGTTCTGGAATCCGAAACGCGGCGCGTTGTGCGGGAACTGCGCGAGGCCGCGGCTGACAGGGGAGAAGCCCATGAACAGTGGCTGGAACGGTTGTGGCCGCAGTTGGCCGAAGAACTG
- a CDS encoding uracil-xanthine permease family protein: protein MHDVHSTEYSFKPKDAFLGAQMLFVAFGALVLVPLLTGLNPNVALFTAGAGTLLFQIVTKGRVPVFLASSFAFIAPIIYGVQTWGIPATMSGLAAAGLFYVVLSGLVKTFGVEALRKVLPPIVTGPVIMVIGLILAPVAVTMALGKAGDGTVLVVEWKALTISLSALVTTVLVSLMGKGWLKLIPILSGIAVGYVISLVLGVVDFAAIGAAPWLAVPAFVMPEFKWEAILFIVPVAIAPAIEHFGDVLAIGCVTGKDYVKDPGIHRTMLGDGLATSLASMLGGPPNTTYSEVSGAVALTRVFNPGIMTWAAITAILLAFVGKLGAFLSTIPVPVMGGIMILLFGAIMVVGMNTLVKAGNDLMQARNLAIVAIIVIFGVGGMSLPFGGEFRLGGIGLAGIVGVVLNLILPGSSHELLPEEKDPCTIKND, encoded by the coding sequence ATGCATGACGTGCATTCCACGGAGTACAGTTTCAAACCAAAGGACGCGTTTCTCGGCGCGCAAATGCTGTTCGTCGCCTTCGGGGCGCTGGTTCTGGTCCCGCTGCTGACCGGGCTCAACCCCAACGTGGCCCTGTTCACGGCCGGCGCGGGCACATTGCTGTTCCAGATCGTGACCAAGGGACGCGTGCCCGTATTTCTGGCGTCGTCGTTCGCGTTCATCGCGCCCATCATCTACGGCGTGCAGACCTGGGGCATCCCGGCCACCATGTCCGGGCTGGCCGCGGCAGGACTGTTCTACGTGGTGCTCAGCGGACTGGTGAAGACCTTTGGCGTGGAAGCCCTGCGCAAGGTGCTGCCGCCCATCGTGACCGGTCCGGTCATCATGGTCATCGGCCTGATCCTGGCTCCCGTGGCCGTTACCATGGCTCTGGGCAAGGCCGGAGACGGAACCGTTCTGGTGGTGGAGTGGAAGGCGCTGACCATATCCCTTTCCGCGCTGGTCACCACGGTGCTGGTTTCGCTCATGGGCAAGGGCTGGCTCAAGCTCATCCCCATTCTTTCCGGCATTGCGGTCGGCTATGTGATTTCCCTTGTTCTGGGCGTGGTTGATTTCGCAGCCATCGGCGCAGCTCCGTGGCTTGCAGTCCCTGCCTTTGTCATGCCCGAATTCAAGTGGGAAGCCATTCTGTTCATCGTGCCCGTGGCCATTGCCCCGGCCATCGAACACTTCGGCGACGTGCTGGCCATCGGCTGCGTGACGGGCAAGGACTACGTCAAGGACCCGGGTATCCACCGCACCATGCTGGGCGACGGTCTGGCGACTTCGCTGGCCTCCATGCTCGGCGGCCCGCCCAACACCACCTATTCCGAAGTCTCCGGCGCCGTGGCCCTGACCCGTGTTTTCAACCCGGGCATCATGACCTGGGCTGCCATCACGGCAATCCTGCTGGCCTTCGTGGGCAAGCTGGGCGCATTTTTGTCCACCATTCCCGTACCTGTCATGGGCGGCATCATGATCCTGCTCTTCGGGGCCATCATGGTGGTGGGCATGAACACGCTGGTCAAGGCCGGGAACGATCTCATGCAGGCCCGCAACCTCGCCATCGTGGCCATCATCGTCATCTTCGGCGTGGGCGGCATGTCCCTGCCCTTCGGCGGTGAATTCCGCCTCGGCGGCATCGGCCTGGCCGGTATCGTGGGCGTGGTGCTGAACCTGATTCTGCCCGGCAGCTCCCACGAACTGCTGCCCGAAGAAAAGGATCCCTGCACCATCAAGAACGATTAA
- the upp gene encoding uracil phosphoribosyltransferase: protein MAVHLVEHPLIKHKIGLLRQNDISTSRFRALSTEISRLLTYEATKDLETEKVTITGWAGEVEVDNIKGKKITVVPILRAGLGMMDGVTDMVPGAKVSVVGFYRNEETLQPVEYYVKLANNIEQRMALILDPMLATGGTLEATIELLKDAGCTQIRGLFLCCAPEGIERIMSKHPDVEIYTAAIDERLNDVGYILPGLGDAGDKIFGTK, encoded by the coding sequence GTGGCGGTACATCTGGTTGAGCACCCGCTCATCAAGCATAAGATCGGCCTTTTGAGGCAGAACGACATCTCCACGAGCCGCTTTCGCGCTCTTTCCACGGAAATTTCGCGACTGCTGACTTACGAAGCCACCAAAGACCTGGAAACCGAAAAGGTGACCATCACCGGCTGGGCCGGAGAGGTCGAGGTGGACAACATCAAGGGCAAGAAGATCACCGTTGTTCCCATCCTGCGCGCAGGGCTGGGCATGATGGACGGCGTTACCGACATGGTTCCCGGCGCCAAGGTTTCCGTCGTGGGCTTTTACCGCAACGAGGAAACCCTGCAGCCCGTGGAATACTATGTGAAGCTCGCCAACAACATCGAGCAGCGCATGGCCCTGATTCTGGACCCCATGCTGGCCACCGGCGGCACGCTGGAAGCCACCATCGAACTGCTCAAGGATGCCGGCTGCACGCAAATCCGCGGCCTGTTCCTGTGCTGTGCGCCCGAAGGCATCGAGCGCATCATGAGCAAACACCCGGATGTGGAAATATACACGGCGGCCATTGACGAACGGCTCAATGACGTTGGGTACATTCTCCCCGGACTCGGGGACGCCGGGGACAAGATTTTCGGCACCAAGTAG